The following proteins are encoded in a genomic region of Hymenobacter siberiensis:
- a CDS encoding PorP/SprF family type IX secretion system membrane protein: MKGTLLVTLLLTAAAGSALAQQQPQFTHYGLNGMYLNPAYAGIKGQGEVNLIGRYQYYNYNGTFDGNNGSPRTGMITVSLPVLALNGGVGLAVYYDQVGQSKMTNTALSYSQHVKLGSGKLGFGIQGIYTYLSKGTYIAIDQNDVNVPSGASDSKFDAGAGIWYEAPKFYAGISVNNLLRSEYSFKSAGAAGTPSKYIAENHAYFTAGYNIEASSSVIVTPMILAKAVLPGDFSSSSKFNNSKNYSFEGGVRATIDDKYWIGANYRTEESVSGLLGLSFAKDNAVRLGYAFDFIAFNQDARAFSSHEIMLSYRLPKATINTRPAIRTPRYSF, encoded by the coding sequence ATGAAAGGAACGTTACTCGTTACTCTGCTGCTCACGGCTGCGGCTGGCTCGGCGCTTGCCCAACAGCAGCCCCAGTTCACGCATTACGGCTTGAATGGCATGTATTTAAATCCGGCCTACGCCGGTATTAAAGGCCAGGGGGAGGTCAACCTCATCGGCCGCTACCAGTACTACAACTACAACGGTACTTTCGACGGCAACAACGGCTCGCCGCGCACGGGCATGATTACGGTTTCGCTGCCCGTTCTGGCCCTCAACGGTGGGGTAGGCCTGGCCGTGTACTACGACCAGGTAGGCCAGTCGAAAATGACCAATACCGCCCTTTCCTACTCGCAGCACGTCAAGCTGGGTTCGGGTAAGCTGGGCTTTGGCATCCAGGGCATTTATACGTACCTAAGCAAAGGCACTTATATAGCCATCGACCAAAACGACGTGAACGTGCCCAGCGGCGCCTCCGACAGCAAGTTCGATGCCGGTGCGGGCATCTGGTACGAAGCTCCAAAGTTCTACGCCGGTATCAGTGTCAATAACTTACTGCGTTCGGAGTACTCCTTCAAAAGTGCCGGTGCCGCCGGTACGCCCAGCAAGTACATCGCGGAGAATCACGCTTATTTCACGGCCGGCTACAATATTGAGGCATCCTCTTCCGTTATCGTAACGCCGATGATTCTCGCGAAAGCGGTATTGCCGGGTGATTTCTCCAGCTCCAGTAAATTTAACAACTCTAAGAACTACTCTTTCGAAGGTGGCGTTCGTGCCACAATCGATGATAAGTATTGGATTGGTGCCAACTATCGCACCGAAGAATCCGTTTCAGGACTTCTTGGCTTAAGCTTTGCAAAGGACAATGCTGTGCGTCTGGGCTATGCGTTCGACTTCATTGCCTTTAACCAGGATGCCCGGGCGTTCAGCTCGCACGAAATTATGCTCTCCTACCGCTTGCCCAAAGCGACGATTAATACCCGACCAGCCATTCGCACGCCTCGTTATAGCTTCTAA
- the porM gene encoding type IX secretion system motor protein PorM/GldM — protein sequence MAGGKETPRQKMIGMMYLVLTALLALQVNSAILLKFKFIDDSLIDVNGKTNMAADNTVKGIQAAVDKNHNLASDVTVLKQSEEIRTKTKAMIAYLQDVRDKLIAGTGNVKGAPDFKDPDANNKVMPIMLGGKKNGLAYPLKAELNSYSTFIKTYVPDATPLALDGKEDSRIINSKEHTTMEQRNKDFAELNFENTPLVAALAVLSQKETAVLKLEADALSEQAKKVGATIISFDKIGAFASAESNTVAAGTKYKAELFLTASATGLQQKMTLNGSPLAVGADGHGKVEFTARPGGFDASGNAKASWEGRIKFNQNNRDTTFIVKVPYTITKPVMQIQSASVQALYFKCGNKLNVSVPALGAQYKPSFSASGASAIQGAKTGDVTLVPSAREVTLNVSSGGNAIGSQTFQVRPIPKPTIECWVGGRQANEKQGTPGTAVRSLNLRAIPDAGFATFLPDDAKFRVSRYEVTLVRGRRPALPTKTVSGPQADLSDVVNAYRDGDRLYIEVKEVQRQTFQGSVEPVSVSKQFNIPLL from the coding sequence ATGGCAGGCGGAAAAGAAACCCCGCGGCAGAAGATGATTGGCATGATGTACCTCGTGCTGACCGCTCTTCTGGCGCTCCAAGTGAACTCAGCGATTCTGCTGAAGTTCAAGTTCATCGACGACAGCTTGATTGACGTCAATGGCAAAACCAACATGGCGGCCGATAATACCGTGAAAGGTATTCAGGCTGCTGTGGACAAGAACCACAACCTCGCTAGCGATGTGACGGTGCTGAAGCAAAGCGAGGAAATCCGGACCAAGACGAAGGCAATGATTGCCTATCTGCAGGACGTTCGCGACAAACTCATTGCTGGCACGGGCAACGTTAAGGGCGCTCCCGACTTTAAAGACCCGGACGCCAACAACAAAGTGATGCCAATCATGCTGGGCGGCAAAAAGAATGGCCTGGCATACCCGCTGAAAGCGGAGTTGAACAGCTACTCGACCTTCATCAAAACCTACGTGCCGGATGCAACTCCGCTGGCACTGGACGGCAAAGAGGATTCGCGTATCATCAACTCCAAGGAGCATACGACCATGGAGCAGCGCAACAAGGATTTTGCTGAGCTGAACTTTGAGAATACGCCGCTGGTAGCTGCCCTGGCAGTACTGTCGCAAAAGGAAACCGCTGTGCTGAAGCTGGAAGCTGATGCCCTGTCGGAGCAGGCGAAGAAAGTAGGTGCTACCATCATCTCGTTCGACAAAATCGGTGCTTTTGCCAGCGCAGAGTCGAACACGGTGGCTGCCGGCACCAAGTACAAAGCCGAGCTGTTCCTGACTGCTTCGGCCACCGGCCTTCAGCAGAAGATGACGCTGAACGGCAGCCCGCTCGCAGTAGGTGCCGATGGCCACGGCAAAGTAGAGTTCACTGCCCGTCCGGGTGGCTTCGATGCTTCCGGTAATGCCAAGGCTTCGTGGGAAGGTCGGATTAAATTCAACCAGAATAACCGCGATACTACTTTCATAGTGAAAGTGCCTTATACCATCACCAAGCCGGTGATGCAGATTCAGTCGGCTTCGGTGCAGGCGCTGTACTTCAAGTGCGGCAACAAGCTGAACGTTTCGGTGCCCGCTTTGGGTGCTCAGTATAAGCCTAGCTTCTCGGCTTCGGGTGCTTCGGCAATCCAGGGTGCCAAGACTGGTGACGTAACGCTGGTCCCCAGCGCAAGAGAAGTAACCCTGAATGTTAGCAGCGGTGGTAATGCCATTGGCTCGCAGACTTTCCAGGTGCGTCCTATTCCTAAGCCCACCATTGAGTGCTGGGTGGGCGGCCGTCAGGCCAACGAGAAGCAGGGTACCCCCGGTACGGCTGTGCGCTCGCTGAACCTGCGCGCTATCCCGGATGCTGGCTTTGCTACCTTCCTGCCCGACGATGCGAAGTTCCGCGTGTCGCGCTACGAAGTGACGCTGGTACGTGGCCGTCGTCCGGCTTTGCCGACGAAGACCGTGAGCGGCCCGCAGGCTGACCTGAGCGATGTGGTGAATGCCTATCGTGACGGCGACCGTCTGTACATCGAAGTGAAAGAAGTGCAGCGCCAGACCTTCCAGGGCAGTGTTGAGCCGGTAAGCGTTTCGAAACAGTTCAATATCCCGTTGCTATAA
- a CDS encoding penicillin-binding protein 1A — translation MPNTPPARRPKPQPLKPVRSGRFTAFVRTMWLLFGVGVVGLALFVLAVSGNFLDLFGRMPNLKSLENPRSELASEIYSADGILLGKYFRENRTPVDFKELPQNLIDALIATEDVRFEQHSGIDAKSVLRAVTGVLTFSHNGGGSTLTQQVAKVLFRTRGDLNDGTLNGTGKLGLLITKTKEWILAIRLERNYTKREIIRMYFNTVEYGSNAFGINTAAKTFFNKSPKNLSTPEAATLVGIVNAPGRFSPVVHPDRSRKRRNWVLRQMAKSNYITTTELAQDTAKAIVLHYSVENPSKGLAPYFRAEVVKSLLSWAKETDHDLYADGLKIYTTIDSRMQQHAEQSLAEHMTLQQKWFSAHWKGQLPWRDENGKIIPNFLVNSMRRTQRYKSLMAQYDGNRDSVNYYLHKKYKMQVFSWQGEKEMLMSPYDSLEYYKRYLQAGFMAMNPLNGQIKAWVGGPNYKFFKFDHVRQGKRQPGSTFKPIVYVAAIDQGYSPCYPRPDVATTFPAVAGRAAYTPHNFEGNFSGRTFTLRQALARSMNSITAWLVMKLTPETIAAYAKRLGITSPVDAVPSMGFGTSDCSIFELCGVYSTFVNKGVYTTPIMVTRIEDKNGNVLREFVPRTREVLSEETAYIMTNMLQASTTEPGGTSTILHTGFKFPYEIGAKTGTTSNYSDAWFMGITPDLVCGMWVGGEDRSIHFRTGTYGQGAREALPLYGLFMQKVYKDKRISINTGPFPKPATPLSIEIDCSKYYGGQRDTIPADQKMQVPDAGDLDDKDI, via the coding sequence ATGCCCAATACCCCTCCTGCCCGTCGTCCCAAGCCCCAACCTTTGAAACCGGTTCGTTCGGGGCGATTTACGGCGTTTGTGCGCACCATGTGGCTGCTGTTTGGCGTGGGTGTAGTGGGGCTGGCGCTGTTTGTGCTGGCCGTGAGCGGCAACTTCCTGGACCTGTTCGGGCGCATGCCCAACCTCAAAAGCCTCGAAAACCCGCGCTCGGAGCTGGCCTCCGAGATTTATTCGGCCGATGGTATACTGCTGGGCAAATACTTCCGCGAGAACCGCACGCCCGTCGATTTCAAAGAGCTGCCCCAGAACCTGATTGACGCCCTCATCGCCACCGAGGACGTGCGTTTCGAGCAGCACTCGGGCATTGATGCCAAGAGCGTGCTACGGGCCGTAACCGGTGTGCTCACCTTCTCGCACAACGGCGGCGGCTCCACGCTCACGCAGCAGGTGGCCAAGGTGCTGTTTCGCACCCGGGGCGACCTCAACGACGGCACCCTGAACGGCACCGGCAAGCTCGGCCTGCTCATCACCAAAACGAAAGAATGGATTCTGGCCATCCGGCTGGAGCGCAACTACACGAAGCGCGAAATCATCCGGATGTACTTCAACACCGTGGAATACGGTTCCAACGCCTTCGGCATCAACACGGCAGCCAAGACGTTCTTCAACAAGTCGCCCAAAAACCTGAGCACGCCCGAGGCCGCCACGCTAGTGGGCATCGTGAACGCACCGGGCCGCTTCAGCCCCGTGGTGCACCCCGACCGCTCGCGCAAGCGCCGCAACTGGGTGCTGCGCCAGATGGCTAAGTCGAACTACATCACCACCACCGAACTGGCCCAGGACACAGCCAAGGCCATTGTGCTGCACTACTCCGTGGAGAACCCCAGCAAGGGCCTGGCCCCCTATTTCCGGGCCGAGGTGGTGAAATCGCTGCTAAGCTGGGCCAAGGAAACCGACCACGACCTGTACGCCGACGGCCTGAAAATCTACACTACCATTGACTCGCGCATGCAACAGCACGCCGAGCAGTCGCTGGCCGAACACATGACGCTCCAGCAGAAGTGGTTTTCGGCCCACTGGAAGGGCCAGCTGCCCTGGCGCGACGAAAACGGCAAAATCATCCCCAACTTCCTGGTGAACTCCATGCGCCGCACCCAGCGCTACAAGTCGCTGATGGCCCAGTACGACGGCAACCGCGACTCGGTGAACTACTACCTGCATAAGAAGTACAAGATGCAGGTATTCTCCTGGCAGGGCGAGAAGGAGATGCTGATGTCGCCCTACGACTCGCTCGAGTACTACAAGCGCTACCTGCAGGCCGGCTTCATGGCCATGAACCCGCTCAACGGCCAGATTAAGGCCTGGGTGGGCGGCCCCAACTACAAGTTCTTCAAGTTCGACCACGTGCGGCAGGGCAAGCGCCAGCCCGGCTCCACGTTCAAACCCATCGTGTATGTGGCGGCCATCGACCAGGGCTACTCGCCCTGCTACCCGCGCCCCGACGTGGCCACCACCTTCCCCGCCGTGGCGGGCCGGGCGGCCTACACGCCCCACAACTTCGAGGGCAATTTCTCGGGCCGCACCTTCACCCTGCGCCAGGCGCTGGCCCGGTCCATGAACTCTATCACAGCCTGGCTGGTGATGAAGCTCACCCCCGAAACCATCGCCGCCTACGCCAAGCGCCTCGGCATTACCTCGCCGGTCGATGCTGTGCCATCGATGGGCTTCGGCACCTCCGATTGCAGCATTTTTGAGTTGTGCGGTGTTTATTCCACCTTCGTAAACAAGGGCGTTTACACCACTCCCATCATGGTGACCCGTATCGAGGACAAGAATGGCAACGTGCTGCGCGAGTTCGTGCCCCGCACCCGGGAAGTGCTCAGCGAAGAAACGGCCTACATCATGACCAACATGCTGCAGGCCAGCACCACCGAGCCCGGCGGCACCAGCACCATCCTGCACACCGGCTTCAAGTTTCCATATGAAATCGGGGCCAAAACCGGCACCACCAGCAACTACTCCGATGCCTGGTTCATGGGCATCACCCCCGACCTGGTGTGCGGCATGTGGGTGGGCGGCGAAGACCGCAGCATCCACTTCCGCACCGGCACCTACGGCCAAGGTGCCCGCGAGGCCCTGCCGCTCTACGGCCTATTCATGCAGAAAGTGTACAAGGACAAGCGAATCAGCATCAACACCGGCCCCTTCCCCAAGCCCGCCACCCCGCTCAGCATCGAAATCGACTGCTCGAAATACTACGGCGGCCAGCGCGACACCATTCCCGCAGACCAGAAAATGCAGGTGCCCGACGCCGGCGACCTGGACGATAAGGACATATAA
- the porN gene encoding type IX secretion system ring subunit PorN/GldN: MKSIHTLAAIAVGLSLSLSVSAQEQATTASSTGSHRPIPLSDQMFRKSIWRQVDLREKQNKPMFSEGKEISRVILEAVKRGELQAYKNDSLTSTLNPQEISSNMSYADEAVKLSDEEKAAGFSQSDLGGGGDDWGAPKKTSKSTAKTVRQPKIGANGKPMKDKKGKTIYETIAVAPVAKPAPPANEYRYKDLYEMELKEDMIFDKKRSRMYHDIKSIGLFVPSTLPANTSGIEKPIGYFKYSDLVKVFRNNPQNAIWFNAENDAQHKNLADAFELWLFNSYITKVSNAGDSRLDDIYGGAQQGILAAQQTAADLVEYEYNLWSF; the protein is encoded by the coding sequence ATGAAATCCATTCACACCTTGGCCGCTATCGCGGTGGGCCTGTCGCTTTCGCTGTCGGTTTCGGCGCAGGAGCAGGCCACTACGGCGAGCAGCACCGGCTCGCACCGGCCGATTCCGCTATCGGACCAAATGTTTCGTAAGAGCATCTGGCGGCAGGTAGACCTGCGTGAGAAGCAGAATAAGCCGATGTTTTCCGAAGGCAAAGAAATCAGCCGGGTGATTCTGGAGGCAGTGAAGCGGGGCGAATTGCAGGCATACAAAAATGATTCGCTGACGTCTACGCTCAACCCGCAGGAAATCTCGTCCAATATGTCATATGCCGATGAGGCAGTGAAATTGAGCGACGAGGAAAAAGCAGCTGGCTTTAGCCAGTCTGACCTGGGTGGTGGCGGTGATGATTGGGGTGCTCCTAAAAAGACATCCAAGAGCACGGCTAAAACGGTTCGCCAGCCTAAAATCGGTGCAAATGGCAAGCCGATGAAGGATAAAAAGGGCAAGACCATTTACGAAACCATAGCAGTTGCTCCGGTGGCCAAGCCAGCTCCTCCGGCCAACGAATACCGGTACAAAGACCTGTATGAGATGGAGTTGAAGGAGGATATGATTTTCGACAAGAAACGGTCGCGGATGTATCACGACATTAAGTCCATTGGTCTTTTTGTTCCTTCGACGCTGCCCGCCAACACGTCGGGCATTGAGAAGCCCATTGGCTACTTCAAGTACAGCGACCTGGTGAAGGTGTTCCGCAACAATCCGCAGAATGCCATCTGGTTCAACGCCGAGAATGATGCGCAGCACAAGAACCTTGCTGATGCGTTTGAGCTGTGGTTGTTTAACTCGTACATCACCAAGGTGTCGAACGCTGGCGACAGCCGTTTGGACGACATCTACGGTGGCGCTCAGCAAGGCATCCTGGCTGCTCAGCAGACGGCCGCTGACTTGGTAGAGTACGAGTATAACCTGTGGTCCTTCTAA
- a CDS encoding uroporphyrinogen-III synthase, whose translation MADSADKPGTGRHAKRISSILVTQPKPTNDVSPYFAIAEKYGIQVDFREFIDVQPVSYKDFRRDKINILEYTAVIFTSRNAVDHFFRICQEAKLEMPAEMKYFCISEQTANYLQKYIVLRKRKLFVGERTAADLFDVIKKHKGEKFLYPCSDIRKDDLPVFMRANNLKFSEAVIYRTVASDLSDLSDVKYDCIAFFSPSGISSLFINFPDFVQDGTRIAAFGPTTAKAVVDAGLILDIEAPHPNAPSMTGAIEAYIRLHAQTDVGKANAKNP comes from the coding sequence ATGGCCGATAGTGCAGATAAGCCGGGTACAGGCCGGCATGCCAAGCGCATAAGCAGCATTCTGGTTACCCAGCCCAAGCCCACCAACGACGTTTCCCCCTACTTCGCCATTGCCGAGAAATACGGTATTCAAGTGGATTTTCGGGAATTTATTGATGTGCAACCCGTATCCTATAAGGATTTTCGTCGGGATAAAATCAATATTCTGGAATACACGGCCGTGATTTTCACGAGTCGCAACGCCGTCGACCACTTCTTCCGGATTTGTCAGGAAGCCAAGCTCGAAATGCCCGCAGAAATGAAATATTTCTGTATTTCTGAGCAGACCGCCAACTACCTTCAGAAATACATCGTCCTTCGCAAGCGCAAGCTGTTTGTGGGCGAGCGTACGGCGGCTGACTTGTTCGACGTCATCAAGAAGCACAAGGGCGAGAAGTTCCTGTATCCCTGCTCCGACATCCGCAAGGATGACCTGCCGGTGTTCATGCGGGCCAACAATCTCAAGTTTTCGGAAGCCGTCATCTACCGTACCGTCGCCAGCGACCTGTCCGACCTGTCCGACGTGAAATACGACTGCATTGCGTTCTTTAGCCCTTCCGGCATCAGCTCGCTCTTCATCAACTTTCCCGATTTCGTTCAGGACGGTACCCGCATTGCCGCCTTCGGCCCCACCACGGCTAAAGCCGTGGTCGATGCCGGCCTTATTCTCGACATTGAGGCGCCCCATCCCAATGCTCCTTCCATGACCGGTGCCATCGAAGCCTACATCCGATTGCATGCCCAAACCGATGTCGGAAAAGCCAACGCTAAAAACCCCTAA
- the porK gene encoding T9SS ring complex lipoprotein PorK/GldK, whose translation MNKLLAISLFAISGALLGGCGFGKGPTGDLVGSEDRPFFNPQEVPFGMVPCPGGTFHMGQTDQDISASMVNMNKQVTIAGFYMDETEITNNEYRQFVDAIKQDSLDVLGEEYVMTELYPDTTVWVRDFTYHMGDPLLEYYYTHPAFDDYPVVGVDWFAAKYFCNWRTKFRNAAREETGSANDPNFRLPSEAEWEYAARGGRDLATYPWGGPYLRNSKGCMLANFKPGRGDYASDGFAYTAEVGSFFPNDFGLYDMAGNVSEWCDDAYMEASVPVVWDLNPTNPDDNEPRKVVRGGSWKDIAYFLETGTRNFEYQDSARSYIGFRCSMIQIGMGTNSSLN comes from the coding sequence ATGAACAAGCTTCTAGCAATATCCCTTTTCGCTATTTCCGGGGCATTATTAGGCGGGTGTGGATTTGGCAAAGGCCCTACGGGTGACCTGGTTGGCTCCGAGGACCGTCCGTTCTTTAATCCTCAGGAAGTGCCATTTGGAATGGTCCCCTGCCCAGGAGGCACGTTCCACATGGGCCAGACCGACCAGGATATTTCCGCTTCGATGGTCAACATGAACAAGCAGGTGACTATCGCCGGCTTTTACATGGACGAAACAGAGATTACCAACAACGAGTACCGCCAGTTCGTCGATGCCATCAAACAGGACTCTCTGGATGTACTGGGCGAAGAGTACGTGATGACCGAGCTCTACCCCGATACCACGGTGTGGGTGCGCGACTTCACCTACCACATGGGCGACCCGCTGCTGGAGTACTACTACACCCACCCGGCATTCGACGACTATCCGGTGGTTGGCGTCGATTGGTTTGCCGCTAAGTATTTCTGCAACTGGCGTACCAAGTTCCGCAACGCCGCCCGCGAAGAAACCGGCTCGGCCAACGACCCGAACTTCCGTTTGCCTTCCGAGGCTGAGTGGGAGTACGCCGCTCGTGGCGGCCGCGACTTGGCTACTTACCCTTGGGGTGGTCCTTACCTGCGCAACAGCAAGGGCTGCATGCTGGCCAACTTTAAGCCCGGCCGTGGCGATTATGCTTCCGACGGCTTTGCCTACACTGCGGAAGTTGGCTCGTTCTTCCCCAACGATTTTGGCCTGTACGATATGGCCGGCAACGTCTCGGAGTGGTGCGATGACGCCTACATGGAGGCTTCGGTGCCGGTGGTTTGGGACTTGAACCCTACCAACCCGGACGATAACGAGCCCCGCAAAGTGGTGCGTGGCGGTTCGTGGAAAGACATTGCGTACTTCCTCGAAACCGGTACCCGCAATTTTGAATACCAGGATTCGGCTCGCTCCTACATCGGTTTCCGGTGCTCGATGATTCAAATCGGGATGGGTACGAATAGCTCCCTCAACTAA
- the uvrC gene encoding excinuclease ABC subunit UvrC, whose product MAANPELQAQISALPHKPGVYKYFDDEGIIYVGKAIDLRKRVSSYFTKQDHNKKTQQLVRNIKRLEFTIVDSESDAFLLENNLIKQHQPKYNILLKDGKTYPFLCLTNERFPRLIPTRNKINDGSRYYGPYANGTALNVLLELIRALYPLRTCNYNLSAANVEAGKFKPCLELQIGNCNAPCVAREEEATYNTYIQQIRNILNGDLRIPKQYFRERMSAAAQDMQYELAHQFKVKLDKLEAFQAKSTIVSDTLTNIDVFAIASNEKAGFITYLKVMNGSIILTQSLEVTKKLDEEDAEILAPLIMQLRQEFESESKEILTNVAVELPLPGVNLAVPQIGDKRKLLELAIKNVLYARKEKESMNEKSKDSNEVRIMETIKKDLRLTELPKHIECFDNSNFQGDNPVAAMVCFRNSKPSKRDYRHYHIKTVIGPNDFDSMYEVVSRRYRRLVDEGASLPQLVIVDGGKGQLSMAVKALKDLNLWGQIAIIGIAKRLEEIYVPNDPLPIYIDKRSESLRLFQRMRDEVHRFGITFHRSLRDAGTLKTELTDVKGLGPVTAEKLLNKFKSVKKIRELTEAELIAEVGKSKARILQTYLAENEAPAHPMPPRQLPKPA is encoded by the coding sequence ATGGCAGCCAACCCCGAACTGCAAGCCCAAATTTCCGCCCTGCCCCACAAGCCCGGCGTGTACAAGTATTTTGATGATGAGGGCATCATCTACGTGGGCAAGGCCATCGACCTGCGCAAGCGCGTGAGCAGCTACTTCACCAAGCAGGACCACAACAAGAAAACCCAGCAGCTGGTCCGCAACATCAAGCGCCTGGAGTTTACCATCGTCGACAGTGAATCCGATGCCTTCCTGCTCGAAAACAACCTCATCAAGCAGCACCAACCTAAGTACAACATCCTGCTGAAGGACGGCAAAACCTACCCCTTCCTGTGCCTCACCAACGAGCGGTTCCCCCGCCTCATTCCCACGCGCAATAAGATTAACGACGGCTCGCGCTACTACGGCCCCTACGCCAACGGCACTGCCCTCAACGTGCTGTTGGAGCTCATCCGGGCCCTCTACCCGCTCCGCACCTGCAACTACAACCTCAGCGCCGCCAACGTCGAAGCCGGCAAGTTCAAGCCCTGCCTGGAGCTGCAAATCGGCAACTGTAACGCGCCCTGCGTCGCCCGCGAAGAAGAGGCCACCTACAACACCTACATCCAGCAAATCCGCAACATCCTCAACGGCGACCTGCGCATCCCCAAGCAGTACTTCCGCGAGCGTATGAGCGCCGCCGCCCAGGACATGCAGTACGAGCTGGCCCACCAGTTCAAGGTCAAGCTCGATAAGCTCGAAGCCTTCCAGGCCAAGTCCACCATCGTGAGCGACACGCTCACTAACATCGACGTCTTCGCTATCGCCAGCAACGAGAAAGCGGGCTTTATCACGTATCTGAAGGTGATGAACGGCAGCATCATCCTCACGCAGTCGCTGGAAGTCACCAAAAAGCTCGATGAGGAGGATGCCGAAATCCTCGCCCCGCTCATCATGCAGCTGCGTCAGGAGTTCGAAAGTGAGTCGAAGGAAATCCTCACCAATGTGGCTGTCGAACTCCCGCTGCCCGGCGTGAACCTCGCCGTGCCCCAAATCGGCGACAAGCGCAAGCTACTTGAACTGGCCATCAAAAACGTGCTCTACGCCCGCAAGGAAAAGGAAAGCATGAATGAGAAGAGCAAGGACAGCAACGAGGTGCGAATCATGGAAACCATCAAAAAGGACCTGCGCCTTACCGAGCTTCCTAAGCACATCGAGTGCTTCGACAACTCCAACTTCCAGGGCGATAACCCGGTGGCCGCCATGGTCTGCTTCCGCAACTCCAAGCCCAGCAAGCGCGATTACCGCCACTACCACATCAAAACCGTCATCGGCCCCAACGACTTCGACTCCATGTACGAAGTCGTTTCCCGCCGCTACCGTCGCCTGGTGGACGAAGGCGCCAGCCTCCCGCAGCTCGTTATCGTCGACGGCGGCAAGGGCCAGTTGAGCATGGCCGTCAAGGCCCTGAAAGACCTCAACCTCTGGGGCCAGATTGCCATCATCGGCATCGCCAAGCGCCTCGAAGAAATCTACGTCCCCAACGACCCGCTGCCCATCTACATCGACAAGCGGAGCGAGTCCCTCCGCCTCTTCCAGCGCATGCGCGACGAAGTACACCGCTTCGGCATCACTTTCCACCGCTCCCTTCGCGACGCCGGCACCCTCAAAACCGAGCTCACCGACGTCAAAGGCCTCGGCCCCGTCACCGCCGAAAAACTCCTCAACAAGTTCAAGTCCGTCAAGAAAATCCGCGAGCTCACCGAAGCCGAGTTAATCGCCGAAGTAGGCAAGTCCAAAGCCCGAATCCTCCAAACCTACCTCGCCGAAAACGAAGCCCCCGCCCACCCCATGCCCCCCCGCCAGCTTCCCAAACCAGCCTAA
- the porL gene encoding type IX secretion system motor protein PorL/GldL — translation MAAQKSFLYDTLMPKIYGIGAAVVIIGALFKIEHWKGADEMLIVGLGTEAVIFFLSAFQPAAHEPDWALVYPELNDGYDPSTSSRQVGGASDAKGLTMKLDDMLKNANVTPEALTSLGQGLNRLSTTTSQMSQLGEAANVTDEYTKKVRSAADSLDKINVAYGNTVEAISAMSNATSDAKEYHMQVQNVTKNLGALNAVYEMELQDANTHLKSMNQFYGTLSHAMENMTQAGKDTEQFQKQVADLTGNLTSLNRVYGNMLNAMRAPAQA, via the coding sequence ATGGCAGCCCAAAAAAGTTTTCTCTACGATACGCTGATGCCCAAAATCTACGGCATTGGTGCAGCAGTTGTAATTATTGGTGCATTGTTCAAAATTGAGCACTGGAAAGGTGCTGATGAAATGTTGATTGTTGGCTTGGGTACGGAGGCAGTTATCTTTTTCCTTAGCGCATTCCAGCCTGCCGCCCACGAGCCCGATTGGGCACTGGTGTACCCGGAGTTGAACGACGGCTATGACCCTTCGACTAGCAGCCGCCAGGTAGGTGGGGCTAGCGATGCCAAAGGCTTGACGATGAAGCTAGATGATATGCTGAAAAACGCTAACGTAACGCCGGAGGCGCTCACCAGCTTGGGTCAGGGCCTGAACCGCCTCAGCACCACCACTTCGCAGATGTCGCAACTGGGCGAAGCCGCTAACGTGACCGACGAGTACACCAAGAAAGTGCGTTCGGCTGCCGATTCGCTTGATAAAATCAACGTGGCTTATGGTAACACGGTAGAAGCTATTTCGGCCATGTCGAATGCTACTTCGGACGCCAAAGAGTACCACATGCAGGTGCAGAACGTGACCAAAAATCTTGGCGCGCTGAATGCCGTGTACGAAATGGAATTGCAGGATGCCAACACGCACCTGAAGTCCATGAACCAGTTCTACGGTACGCTCAGCCACGCCATGGAGAACATGACGCAGGCCGGCAAAGACACCGAGCAGTTCCAGAAGCAAGTAGCCGACCTGACGGGCAACCTGACATCGCTGAACCGGGTGTACGGCAACATGCTGAACGCCATGCGTGCCCCGGCCCAGGCCTAA